A genome region from Anastrepha obliqua isolate idAnaObli1 chromosome 4, idAnaObli1_1.0, whole genome shotgun sequence includes the following:
- the LOC129245820 gene encoding PI-actitoxin-Afv2b-like — MNTKGTLLFALSVCSIYCCIYAERPAHCSQPHPQGYGPCDMIINGFYYNAERNECEQWTEDGCGVKGGHSYNFKEDCVKDCIESNLK, encoded by the exons ATGAATACGAAAGGCACTTTACTATTTGCGCTCAGTGTTTGTTCAATTTATTGCTGTATCTATGCTGAACGACCAG CTCATTGCTCACAGCCACATCCGCAAGGATACGGTCCATGTGATATGATCATCAATGGCTTCTACTACAATGCTGAACGAAATGAGTGCGAGCAATGGACGGAGGACGGCTGCGGCGTTAAAGGCGGGCATTCATATAATTTTAAAGAAGATTGTGTGAAAGATTGTATTGAATCGAATTTGAAGTAA